From a single Podarcis raffonei isolate rPodRaf1 chromosome 10, rPodRaf1.pri, whole genome shotgun sequence genomic region:
- the LOC128422901 gene encoding gastrula zinc finger protein XlCGF71.1-like, whose protein sequence is MERWGRRTWGEKLFQCTECEKSFSGSGSLRTHQQTHTGVKPYKCMECEKSFSQNADLKKHQRTHTGDKPFKCMECGKSFSDSGSLRRHQRTHTGEKPYKCIECGKSFSDNGNFRKHQQTHTGEKPFQCMECEKSFSNSGYLRKHQRTHTREKPFKCMECEKSFSYSGSLRQHQRTHTGEKPFQCTECEKSFSGSGSLRRRQQ, encoded by the coding sequence gtgagaaactgTTTCAGTGCAcggagtgtgaaaagagttttagtggtagtggaagccttagaacacatcaacagactcacacaggggtgaaaccatataaatgtatggagtgtgaaaagagcttcagtcagaatgcagaccttaaaaaacatcaacggactcacacaggggataaaccatttaaatgcatggagtgtggaaagagctttagtgatagtggaagccttagaagacatcaacggactcacacaggggagaaaccatataaatgtatcgagtgtggaaagagctttagtgataatggaaactttagaaaacatcagcagactcacacaggggagaaaccatttcaatgtatggagtgtgagaagagttttagtaatagtggataccttaggaaacatcaacggactcacacaagggagaaaccatttaaatgcatggagtgtgaaaagagctttagttatagtggaagccttagacaacatcaacggactcacacaggtgagaaaccgtTTCAGTGTAcggagtgtgaaaagagttttagtggtagtggaagccttagaagacgtcaacag